A single window of Colletes latitarsis isolate SP2378_abdomen chromosome 6, iyColLati1, whole genome shotgun sequence DNA harbors:
- the LOC143342549 gene encoding PP2C-like domain-containing protein CG9801 isoform X2, with protein sequence MPSLRKKVAGFMRQLSISNLAGAVENIGQGEQTIRSPRSLTQDFTSGCFITRYLDGLETKQEGPAIIHGRNSEELPIRQLGNFQEDKEVFAAHTGPDNGLAAVNLQQKHLSINDIDIDYIDTLDQASTITTPTIAGITNWFNPHEMTYGIATTLYEKNPTNDTNNGEPIADCFGIVTRSNSAILALADGVNWGTKASIAARSAVHGSMEYLNKAFFSPSINNEMTTTKDVFIALLRSFHAAHSLILQEQGMLTTLTVCAVLPLPNSDSNTAQKKYMACTCNVGDSLAYVYSRKTGVREITRGSHDIHCMRDMRDALGALGPVDGSNPELNNLTLAMTEVENGDIVFLTSDGISDNFDPVVGKFAVLPCHNNVPDSTVKNHTEGRSKTRRKSTENLRHAESGNSNRNKSNLPVVEAYQRHELTLLRMEDLLRRGVSGEGPSCNSAKHLCELLLDFAVRITAAKRRILEDTDLYYARSKDGQLVQLSKQEQRTRRIKTLDKVSMIPGKLDHATVVAYVVGSFDSEYGL encoded by the exons ATGCCAAGCTTACGGAAAAAAGTTGCTGGCTTTATGCGGCAACTATCTATCAGTAACTTGGCTGGAGCTGTAGAAAATATAGGTCAAGGAGAACAAACTATACGCAGTCCTAGATCATTAACACAAGATTTTACAAGTGGTTGCTTTATTACACGATACCTTGATgg TCTAGAAACAAAGCAAGAAGGACCAGCAATCATACATGGTAGAAATTCAGAAGAATTGCCAATTAGACAACTTGGAAATTTTCAAGAAGATAAAGAAGTATTTGCTGCACATACTGGTCCAGATAATGGATTGGCAGCAGTTAATCTGCAACAAAAGCATTTAAGTATTAATGATATTGATATAGATTACATTGATACGTTAGATCAAG CATCTACAATAACAACGCCCACAATTGCGGGTATTACTAATTGGTTTAACCCCCATGAAATGACATATGGAATTGCTACTACATtatatgagaaaaaccctacaaATGATACAAATAATGGGGAACCAATTGCAGATTGTTTTGGAATTGTAACAAGGTCAAACTCTGCCATTTTAGCACTTGCTGATGGTGTTAATTGGG gtACCAAAGCAAGTATTGCAGCTAGATCTGCAGTACATGGAAGTATGGAATACTTAAATAAAGCATTTTTTAGTCCTTCAATTAATAATGAAATGACAACAACGAAAGATGTTTTTATAGCACTACTTCGTTCATTCCATGCTGCACATTCGTTAATTCTCCAAGAGCAAGGGATGCTCACTACATTAACTGTATGTGCAGTCCTTCCACTGCCAAATTCTGACTCTAATACAGCTCAGAAAAAATATATGGCTTGTACCTGTAATGTTGGTGACAGTTTAGCTTATGTATATTCAag GAAAACTGGAGTCAGGGAAATAACAAGAGGATCTCATGATATTCATTGTATGCGCGATATGCGTGATGCTCTTGGAGCTTTAGGTCCTGTAGATGGTTCTAATCctgaattaaataatttaactctTGCAATGACTGAAGTTGAGAATGGCGATATTGTATTCTTGACTAGCGATGGAATTTCGGACAATTTCGATCCTGTGGTTGGAAAATTTGCTGTTTTACCATGCCATAATAATGTACCTGATTCAACTGTGAAAAATCATACCGAAGGAAGATCGAAAACGCGTCGAAAATCTACAGAAAATTTAAGACACGCAGAATCCGGCAATAGTAATAGAAATAAATCCAATTTGCCTGTAGTCGAGGCATATCAAAGACATGAACTCACGCTTCTTAGGATGGAAGATTTGTTACGAAGAGGTGTATCTGGAGAAGGTCCATCATGTAACAGTGCCAAACATCTTTGCGAACTTCTGTTGGATTTTGCA GTGCGCATAACTGCTGCCAAAAGACGAATATTGGAAGATACAGATTTATATTATGCACGAAGTAAAGATGGCCAATTAGTTCAACTTTCCAAACAAGAACAGAGAACTCGACGAATAAAGACATTGGATAAGGTGTCCATGATTCCCGGAAAGTTAGATCATGCAACAGTTGTAGCATATGTAGTTGGATCTTTTGATTCAGAATATGGTTTATAA
- the LOC143342549 gene encoding PP2C-like domain-containing protein CG9801 isoform X1 translates to MPSLRKKVAGFMRQLSISNLAGAVENIGQGEQTIRSPRSLTQDFTSGCFITRYLDGLETKQEGPAIIHGRNSEELPIRQLGNFQEDKEVFAAHTGPDNGLAAVNLQQKHLSINDIDIDYIDTLDQGEQYRNTSTITTPTIAGITNWFNPHEMTYGIATTLYEKNPTNDTNNGEPIADCFGIVTRSNSAILALADGVNWGTKASIAARSAVHGSMEYLNKAFFSPSINNEMTTTKDVFIALLRSFHAAHSLILQEQGMLTTLTVCAVLPLPNSDSNTAQKKYMACTCNVGDSLAYVYSRKTGVREITRGSHDIHCMRDMRDALGALGPVDGSNPELNNLTLAMTEVENGDIVFLTSDGISDNFDPVVGKFAVLPCHNNVPDSTVKNHTEGRSKTRRKSTENLRHAESGNSNRNKSNLPVVEAYQRHELTLLRMEDLLRRGVSGEGPSCNSAKHLCELLLDFAVRITAAKRRILEDTDLYYARSKDGQLVQLSKQEQRTRRIKTLDKVSMIPGKLDHATVVAYVVGSFDSEYGL, encoded by the exons ATGCCAAGCTTACGGAAAAAAGTTGCTGGCTTTATGCGGCAACTATCTATCAGTAACTTGGCTGGAGCTGTAGAAAATATAGGTCAAGGAGAACAAACTATACGCAGTCCTAGATCATTAACACAAGATTTTACAAGTGGTTGCTTTATTACACGATACCTTGATgg TCTAGAAACAAAGCAAGAAGGACCAGCAATCATACATGGTAGAAATTCAGAAGAATTGCCAATTAGACAACTTGGAAATTTTCAAGAAGATAAAGAAGTATTTGCTGCACATACTGGTCCAGATAATGGATTGGCAGCAGTTAATCTGCAACAAAAGCATTTAAGTATTAATGATATTGATATAGATTACATTGATACGTTAGATCAAGGTGAACAATATAGAAACA CATCTACAATAACAACGCCCACAATTGCGGGTATTACTAATTGGTTTAACCCCCATGAAATGACATATGGAATTGCTACTACATtatatgagaaaaaccctacaaATGATACAAATAATGGGGAACCAATTGCAGATTGTTTTGGAATTGTAACAAGGTCAAACTCTGCCATTTTAGCACTTGCTGATGGTGTTAATTGGG gtACCAAAGCAAGTATTGCAGCTAGATCTGCAGTACATGGAAGTATGGAATACTTAAATAAAGCATTTTTTAGTCCTTCAATTAATAATGAAATGACAACAACGAAAGATGTTTTTATAGCACTACTTCGTTCATTCCATGCTGCACATTCGTTAATTCTCCAAGAGCAAGGGATGCTCACTACATTAACTGTATGTGCAGTCCTTCCACTGCCAAATTCTGACTCTAATACAGCTCAGAAAAAATATATGGCTTGTACCTGTAATGTTGGTGACAGTTTAGCTTATGTATATTCAag GAAAACTGGAGTCAGGGAAATAACAAGAGGATCTCATGATATTCATTGTATGCGCGATATGCGTGATGCTCTTGGAGCTTTAGGTCCTGTAGATGGTTCTAATCctgaattaaataatttaactctTGCAATGACTGAAGTTGAGAATGGCGATATTGTATTCTTGACTAGCGATGGAATTTCGGACAATTTCGATCCTGTGGTTGGAAAATTTGCTGTTTTACCATGCCATAATAATGTACCTGATTCAACTGTGAAAAATCATACCGAAGGAAGATCGAAAACGCGTCGAAAATCTACAGAAAATTTAAGACACGCAGAATCCGGCAATAGTAATAGAAATAAATCCAATTTGCCTGTAGTCGAGGCATATCAAAGACATGAACTCACGCTTCTTAGGATGGAAGATTTGTTACGAAGAGGTGTATCTGGAGAAGGTCCATCATGTAACAGTGCCAAACATCTTTGCGAACTTCTGTTGGATTTTGCA GTGCGCATAACTGCTGCCAAAAGACGAATATTGGAAGATACAGATTTATATTATGCACGAAGTAAAGATGGCCAATTAGTTCAACTTTCCAAACAAGAACAGAGAACTCGACGAATAAAGACATTGGATAAGGTGTCCATGATTCCCGGAAAGTTAGATCATGCAACAGTTGTAGCATATGTAGTTGGATCTTTTGATTCAGAATATGGTTTATAA
- the LOC143342548 gene encoding protein zyg-11 homolog B isoform X2, with translation MFESPRSLREVCIDFICDNILSLCKILHDAEEHSSSSLGTTTCSRTSSDVLLVPRLSFRQPDVFLPTEISEQLLSNFCKKETLSDLTMTLFDSKSTRLRRIRLKDASALTAKGLKVLKQHKVEVLVVNGLKITVNDLISCLGDWSLQNLRLLSVAKGSFMDCSRYCVVVTLSKLRALSTLNVSGTEFNKHGLEIVVEDLPLLESLDISCTNVDDVTPLKKCKNRLKSLSMYNLKINESSNLISVLLELNELRNLDISDEKDMYSLNSVLGPAKPKIGDFLKAVHCMPYLSNLDLSVKSDIDSKDLKEFIKAHQHLKFLGLVSTDTCYEDSLINSANKDYRPDLVVSGTATESQLLESLRRYTCRPLYLEKCLFNLFRLSHKFLEPRVDIIKLVLSGMKEHPQEVRVQIGCTACLYNLSKGEFAIMIHPSILKEVVELTMVAMESYPTNHRLQMNTLLTLCSDRILQDVTFDKYRCAKLVMNSLLIFNDPSIIRMSVAISSMLAGKITPAETSMLGTQPQYMSVLLAIVKSRVESKSVDITMKFTLSVLWNLTDESAATCRAFLAEGGMELFLLMLENFQGESSVEIKVLGLLNNIAEVNYLRQRLMIPKFMWMLSVLLDSAHIDVSYFAAGITAQLLSDGPQLWSRNLLLQNRDQLLQQLAHTVTRWRTPQGEMVAYRSFQPFFPLLRCPNAPVQLWAVWAILHVITKNPKHYCSMLIREDGVRILKDLETSHTNIQSLRRSILEMIEKNS, from the exons ATGTTTGAGTCTCCAAGAAGTTTACGCGAGGTTTGCATTGATTTTATCTGTGACAATATTTTGAGTTTGTGCAAAATTCTTCACGATGCAGAAGAACATTCCTCTAGTTCATTGGGTACGACAACTTGCA GTAGGACATCTAGCGATGTGTTGTTAGTACCAAGACTTAGTTTTAGGCAACCAGATGTTTTTTTGCCTACTGAAATTTCGGAACAGTTACTATCTAACTTTTGCAAAAAGGAAACTTTATCTGACTTGACTATGACATTGTTTGATTCAAAATCAACTAGACTAAG aCGTATACGATTAAAAGATGCATCTGCATTAACAGCAAAAGGCTTAAAAGTTTTAAAGCAACATAAAGTGGAAGTGCTAGTAGTAAATGGATTAAAGATAACTGTTAATGATTTGATAAGTTGTTTAGGTGACTGGAGTTTACAAAATCTCCGATTATTGAGTGTAGCAAAAGGAAGTTTTATGGATTGTTCACG GTATTGTGTGGTAGTAACATTAAGCAAATTGAGAGCCTTGAGTACATTGAATGTATCAGGAACAGAGTTtaataaacatggtttggaaatAGTAGTTGAAGACCTTCCTCTACTAGAGAGTTTAGATATTTCATGTACAAATGTTGATGATGTAACACCATTAAAAAAGTGTAAAAATCGTCTAAAGTCTCTTAGTATgtataatttgaaaataaatgaaagttCAAATTTAATCTCAGTATTATTGGAGCTAAATGAATTGAGGAACTTAGATATTTCTGACGAAAAAGATATGTATTCTCTTAACTCCGTGTTAGGGCCTGCAAAACCAAAAATAGGAGACTTTTTAAAAGCTGTACATTGTATGCCATATCTATCAAATTTAGATTTATCTG TTAAGAGTGATATAGATTCAAAAGACTTAAAAGAATTTATTAAAGCTCATCAGCATTTAAAGTTTTTGGGACTTGTAAGTACAGATACTTGCTATGAAGACAGTTTAATAAATTCAGCTAATAAAGATTATAGACCCGATCTTGTT GTTAGTGGTACAGCAACAGAATCCCAACTTTTGGAATCTCTTAGAAGATATACATGTAGGCCACTTTATCTTGagaaatgtttatttaatttattccgATTATCACATAAGTTTCTTGAACCACGGGTTGATATTATAAAGTTAGTGTTATCTGGAATGAAAGAGCATCCACAGGAAGTTCGTGTGCAAATAGGATGCACTGCATGTCTTTATAATCTTTCCAAAGGTGAATTCGCTATTATGATTCATCCATCAATACTTAAGGAAGTTGTGGAATTGACTATGGTAGCAATGGAATCTTATCCAACTAATCATAGACTTCAGATGAATACATTACTGACTTTATGTAGTGATAGAATTCTACAAGATGTTACCTTCGACAAATACAG ATGCGCAAAATTAGTAATGAATTCGTTGTTAATTTTTAACGACCCATCAATAATTCGTATGTCTGTTGCTATTTCCTCAATGTTAGCAGGAAAGATAACACCAGCAGAAACGTCTATGCTGGGTACTCAGCCACAGTATATGTCTGTATTACTTGCAATAGTTAAGTCCAGAGTTGAATCTAAATCAGTAGATATAACAATGAAATTTACATTAAGTGTTCTCTGGAATTTAACTGATGAAAGTGCTGCAACATGTAGAGCCTTTCTAGCTGAAGGTGGAATGGAATTGTTTCTTTTAATGCTTGAAAATTTTCAAGGAGAATCTAGCGTTGAAATTAAAGTACTGGGGTTGCTAAATAATATAGCAGAG GTTAATTATTTGAGACAAAGGCTTATGATACCTAAATTTATGTGGATGCTTTCTGTGTTGCTGGATTCTGCACATATTGATGTATCTTATTTCGCGGCAGGTATTACTGCACAGTTGCTTAGCGATGGCCCTCAACTGTGGTCTAGAAATCTTTTACTACAAAATAGAGATCAATTATTACAACAATTAGCTCATACTGTGACACGTTGGCGTACACCTCAAGGAGAAATGGTTGCCTATAGAAGTTTTCAACCATTTTTCCCGCTTCTACGTTGTCCGAATGCCCCTGTTCAACTTTGGGCAGTTTGGGCAATACTGCACGTAATTACAAAAAATC CAAAACATTACTGCAGCATGTTAATCAGGGAAGATGGCGTAAGGATATTAAAAGATTTAGAAACTTCACATACAAACATACAAAGTTTGCGACGATCAATTCTTGAAATGattgaaaaaaattcttaa
- the LOC143342548 gene encoding protein zyg-11 homolog B isoform X1, translated as MFESPRSLREVCIDFICDNILSLCKILHDAEEHSSSSLGTTTCNQQVKSSVNNTNIDILGTTIGRTSSDVLLVPRLSFRQPDVFLPTEISEQLLSNFCKKETLSDLTMTLFDSKSTRLRRIRLKDASALTAKGLKVLKQHKVEVLVVNGLKITVNDLISCLGDWSLQNLRLLSVAKGSFMDCSRYCVVVTLSKLRALSTLNVSGTEFNKHGLEIVVEDLPLLESLDISCTNVDDVTPLKKCKNRLKSLSMYNLKINESSNLISVLLELNELRNLDISDEKDMYSLNSVLGPAKPKIGDFLKAVHCMPYLSNLDLSVKSDIDSKDLKEFIKAHQHLKFLGLVSTDTCYEDSLINSANKDYRPDLVVSGTATESQLLESLRRYTCRPLYLEKCLFNLFRLSHKFLEPRVDIIKLVLSGMKEHPQEVRVQIGCTACLYNLSKGEFAIMIHPSILKEVVELTMVAMESYPTNHRLQMNTLLTLCSDRILQDVTFDKYRCAKLVMNSLLIFNDPSIIRMSVAISSMLAGKITPAETSMLGTQPQYMSVLLAIVKSRVESKSVDITMKFTLSVLWNLTDESAATCRAFLAEGGMELFLLMLENFQGESSVEIKVLGLLNNIAEVNYLRQRLMIPKFMWMLSVLLDSAHIDVSYFAAGITAQLLSDGPQLWSRNLLLQNRDQLLQQLAHTVTRWRTPQGEMVAYRSFQPFFPLLRCPNAPVQLWAVWAILHVITKNPKHYCSMLIREDGVRILKDLETSHTNIQSLRRSILEMIEKNS; from the exons ATGTTTGAGTCTCCAAGAAGTTTACGCGAGGTTTGCATTGATTTTATCTGTGACAATATTTTGAGTTTGTGCAAAATTCTTCACGATGCAGAAGAACATTCCTCTAGTTCATTGGGTACGACAACTTGCA aTCAGCAAGTTAAGTCTTCAGTAAATAATACTAATATAGATATTTTGGGTACGACAATAGGTAGGACATCTAGCGATGTGTTGTTAGTACCAAGACTTAGTTTTAGGCAACCAGATGTTTTTTTGCCTACTGAAATTTCGGAACAGTTACTATCTAACTTTTGCAAAAAGGAAACTTTATCTGACTTGACTATGACATTGTTTGATTCAAAATCAACTAGACTAAG aCGTATACGATTAAAAGATGCATCTGCATTAACAGCAAAAGGCTTAAAAGTTTTAAAGCAACATAAAGTGGAAGTGCTAGTAGTAAATGGATTAAAGATAACTGTTAATGATTTGATAAGTTGTTTAGGTGACTGGAGTTTACAAAATCTCCGATTATTGAGTGTAGCAAAAGGAAGTTTTATGGATTGTTCACG GTATTGTGTGGTAGTAACATTAAGCAAATTGAGAGCCTTGAGTACATTGAATGTATCAGGAACAGAGTTtaataaacatggtttggaaatAGTAGTTGAAGACCTTCCTCTACTAGAGAGTTTAGATATTTCATGTACAAATGTTGATGATGTAACACCATTAAAAAAGTGTAAAAATCGTCTAAAGTCTCTTAGTATgtataatttgaaaataaatgaaagttCAAATTTAATCTCAGTATTATTGGAGCTAAATGAATTGAGGAACTTAGATATTTCTGACGAAAAAGATATGTATTCTCTTAACTCCGTGTTAGGGCCTGCAAAACCAAAAATAGGAGACTTTTTAAAAGCTGTACATTGTATGCCATATCTATCAAATTTAGATTTATCTG TTAAGAGTGATATAGATTCAAAAGACTTAAAAGAATTTATTAAAGCTCATCAGCATTTAAAGTTTTTGGGACTTGTAAGTACAGATACTTGCTATGAAGACAGTTTAATAAATTCAGCTAATAAAGATTATAGACCCGATCTTGTT GTTAGTGGTACAGCAACAGAATCCCAACTTTTGGAATCTCTTAGAAGATATACATGTAGGCCACTTTATCTTGagaaatgtttatttaatttattccgATTATCACATAAGTTTCTTGAACCACGGGTTGATATTATAAAGTTAGTGTTATCTGGAATGAAAGAGCATCCACAGGAAGTTCGTGTGCAAATAGGATGCACTGCATGTCTTTATAATCTTTCCAAAGGTGAATTCGCTATTATGATTCATCCATCAATACTTAAGGAAGTTGTGGAATTGACTATGGTAGCAATGGAATCTTATCCAACTAATCATAGACTTCAGATGAATACATTACTGACTTTATGTAGTGATAGAATTCTACAAGATGTTACCTTCGACAAATACAG ATGCGCAAAATTAGTAATGAATTCGTTGTTAATTTTTAACGACCCATCAATAATTCGTATGTCTGTTGCTATTTCCTCAATGTTAGCAGGAAAGATAACACCAGCAGAAACGTCTATGCTGGGTACTCAGCCACAGTATATGTCTGTATTACTTGCAATAGTTAAGTCCAGAGTTGAATCTAAATCAGTAGATATAACAATGAAATTTACATTAAGTGTTCTCTGGAATTTAACTGATGAAAGTGCTGCAACATGTAGAGCCTTTCTAGCTGAAGGTGGAATGGAATTGTTTCTTTTAATGCTTGAAAATTTTCAAGGAGAATCTAGCGTTGAAATTAAAGTACTGGGGTTGCTAAATAATATAGCAGAG GTTAATTATTTGAGACAAAGGCTTATGATACCTAAATTTATGTGGATGCTTTCTGTGTTGCTGGATTCTGCACATATTGATGTATCTTATTTCGCGGCAGGTATTACTGCACAGTTGCTTAGCGATGGCCCTCAACTGTGGTCTAGAAATCTTTTACTACAAAATAGAGATCAATTATTACAACAATTAGCTCATACTGTGACACGTTGGCGTACACCTCAAGGAGAAATGGTTGCCTATAGAAGTTTTCAACCATTTTTCCCGCTTCTACGTTGTCCGAATGCCCCTGTTCAACTTTGGGCAGTTTGGGCAATACTGCACGTAATTACAAAAAATC CAAAACATTACTGCAGCATGTTAATCAGGGAAGATGGCGTAAGGATATTAAAAGATTTAGAAACTTCACATACAAACATACAAAGTTTGCGACGATCAATTCTTGAAATGattgaaaaaaattcttaa
- the LOC143342548 gene encoding protein zyg-11 homolog B isoform X3 — MFESPRSLREVCIDFICDNILSLCKILHDAEEHSSSSLGTTTCNQQVKSSVNNTNIDILGTTIGRTSSDVLLVPRLSFRQPDVFLPTEISEQLLSNFCKKETLSDLTMTLFDSKSTRLRRIRLKDASALTAKGLKVLKQHKVEVLVVNGLKITVNDLISCLGDWSLQNLRLLSVAKGSFMDCSRYCVVVTLSKLRALSTLNVSGTEFNKHGLEIVVEDLPLLESLDISCTNVDDVTPLKKCKNRLKSLRPAKPKIGDFLKAVHCMPYLSNLDLSVKSDIDSKDLKEFIKAHQHLKFLGLVSTDTCYEDSLINSANKDYRPDLVVSGTATESQLLESLRRYTCRPLYLEKCLFNLFRLSHKFLEPRVDIIKLVLSGMKEHPQEVRVQIGCTACLYNLSKGEFAIMIHPSILKEVVELTMVAMESYPTNHRLQMNTLLTLCSDRILQDVTFDKYRCAKLVMNSLLIFNDPSIIRMSVAISSMLAGKITPAETSMLGTQPQYMSVLLAIVKSRVESKSVDITMKFTLSVLWNLTDESAATCRAFLAEGGMELFLLMLENFQGESSVEIKVLGLLNNIAEVNYLRQRLMIPKFMWMLSVLLDSAHIDVSYFAAGITAQLLSDGPQLWSRNLLLQNRDQLLQQLAHTVTRWRTPQGEMVAYRSFQPFFPLLRCPNAPVQLWAVWAILHVITKNPKHYCSMLIREDGVRILKDLETSHTNIQSLRRSILEMIEKNS, encoded by the exons ATGTTTGAGTCTCCAAGAAGTTTACGCGAGGTTTGCATTGATTTTATCTGTGACAATATTTTGAGTTTGTGCAAAATTCTTCACGATGCAGAAGAACATTCCTCTAGTTCATTGGGTACGACAACTTGCA aTCAGCAAGTTAAGTCTTCAGTAAATAATACTAATATAGATATTTTGGGTACGACAATAGGTAGGACATCTAGCGATGTGTTGTTAGTACCAAGACTTAGTTTTAGGCAACCAGATGTTTTTTTGCCTACTGAAATTTCGGAACAGTTACTATCTAACTTTTGCAAAAAGGAAACTTTATCTGACTTGACTATGACATTGTTTGATTCAAAATCAACTAGACTAAG aCGTATACGATTAAAAGATGCATCTGCATTAACAGCAAAAGGCTTAAAAGTTTTAAAGCAACATAAAGTGGAAGTGCTAGTAGTAAATGGATTAAAGATAACTGTTAATGATTTGATAAGTTGTTTAGGTGACTGGAGTTTACAAAATCTCCGATTATTGAGTGTAGCAAAAGGAAGTTTTATGGATTGTTCACG GTATTGTGTGGTAGTAACATTAAGCAAATTGAGAGCCTTGAGTACATTGAATGTATCAGGAACAGAGTTtaataaacatggtttggaaatAGTAGTTGAAGACCTTCCTCTACTAGAGAGTTTAGATATTTCATGTACAAATGTTGATGATGTAACACCATTAAAAAAGTGTAAAAATCGTCTAAAGTCTCTTA GGCCTGCAAAACCAAAAATAGGAGACTTTTTAAAAGCTGTACATTGTATGCCATATCTATCAAATTTAGATTTATCTG TTAAGAGTGATATAGATTCAAAAGACTTAAAAGAATTTATTAAAGCTCATCAGCATTTAAAGTTTTTGGGACTTGTAAGTACAGATACTTGCTATGAAGACAGTTTAATAAATTCAGCTAATAAAGATTATAGACCCGATCTTGTT GTTAGTGGTACAGCAACAGAATCCCAACTTTTGGAATCTCTTAGAAGATATACATGTAGGCCACTTTATCTTGagaaatgtttatttaatttattccgATTATCACATAAGTTTCTTGAACCACGGGTTGATATTATAAAGTTAGTGTTATCTGGAATGAAAGAGCATCCACAGGAAGTTCGTGTGCAAATAGGATGCACTGCATGTCTTTATAATCTTTCCAAAGGTGAATTCGCTATTATGATTCATCCATCAATACTTAAGGAAGTTGTGGAATTGACTATGGTAGCAATGGAATCTTATCCAACTAATCATAGACTTCAGATGAATACATTACTGACTTTATGTAGTGATAGAATTCTACAAGATGTTACCTTCGACAAATACAG ATGCGCAAAATTAGTAATGAATTCGTTGTTAATTTTTAACGACCCATCAATAATTCGTATGTCTGTTGCTATTTCCTCAATGTTAGCAGGAAAGATAACACCAGCAGAAACGTCTATGCTGGGTACTCAGCCACAGTATATGTCTGTATTACTTGCAATAGTTAAGTCCAGAGTTGAATCTAAATCAGTAGATATAACAATGAAATTTACATTAAGTGTTCTCTGGAATTTAACTGATGAAAGTGCTGCAACATGTAGAGCCTTTCTAGCTGAAGGTGGAATGGAATTGTTTCTTTTAATGCTTGAAAATTTTCAAGGAGAATCTAGCGTTGAAATTAAAGTACTGGGGTTGCTAAATAATATAGCAGAG GTTAATTATTTGAGACAAAGGCTTATGATACCTAAATTTATGTGGATGCTTTCTGTGTTGCTGGATTCTGCACATATTGATGTATCTTATTTCGCGGCAGGTATTACTGCACAGTTGCTTAGCGATGGCCCTCAACTGTGGTCTAGAAATCTTTTACTACAAAATAGAGATCAATTATTACAACAATTAGCTCATACTGTGACACGTTGGCGTACACCTCAAGGAGAAATGGTTGCCTATAGAAGTTTTCAACCATTTTTCCCGCTTCTACGTTGTCCGAATGCCCCTGTTCAACTTTGGGCAGTTTGGGCAATACTGCACGTAATTACAAAAAATC CAAAACATTACTGCAGCATGTTAATCAGGGAAGATGGCGTAAGGATATTAAAAGATTTAGAAACTTCACATACAAACATACAAAGTTTGCGACGATCAATTCTTGAAATGattgaaaaaaattcttaa
- the Pabp2 gene encoding poly(A) binding protein nuclear 1, whose protein sequence is MSESDLLATDHIDGLDGLENGQDGDAIMQCDGVKRELNEANIDDPELEAIKARVREMEEEAEKLKQLQSEVDKQMNMGSPPGITSPLNMSLEDKMEVDNRSIYVGNVDYGATAEELEQHFHGCGSINRVTILCNKFDGHPKGFAYIEFAERDSVQTAMAMDESMFRGRQIKVMPKRTNRPGLSVTNRGPRGARGYRGMARGIIRGSAYYGYRPIRRPRSYRRGYYMPY, encoded by the exons ATGTCTGAATCAGATCTTTTAGCAACAGATCACATCGATGGTCTAGATGGACTTGAAAATGGTCAAGATGGAGATGCTATTATGCAGTGTGATGGTGTAAAGCGTGAATTGAATGAAGCAAATATTGATGATccg GAATTGGAGGCTATTAAAGCACGTGTTAGAGAAATGGAAGAAGAAGCAgaaaaattaaaacaattacAGTCTGAAGTGGACAAACAGATGAACATGGGTAGTCCACCTGGTATAA CAAGTCCATTAAATATGTCACTTGAAGACAAGATGGAAGTTGATAATAGATCCATTTATGTTGGCAAT GTTGATTATGGTGCTACAGCAGAAGAATTGGAACAACATTTTCATGGTTGTGGCAGTATCAACAGAGTAACTATATTGTGCAATAAATTCGATGGGCATCCCAAAGGTTTTGCTTACATAGAATTTGCAGAACGCGATTCTGTACAAACTGCTATGGCAATGGATGAATCTATGTTCAGAGGACGTCAAATTAAAGTCATGCCTAAAAGAACAAACAGACCAGGACTCTCAGTGACGAATAG GGGACCACGGGGAGCACGAGGCTACCGAGGTATGGCCAGAGGAATCATACGTGGCAGTGCATATTACGGGTATAGACCCATAAGGCGACCTAG GAGTTACAGGCGAGGTTACTACATGccgtattga